The Lewinella sp. 4G2 nucleotide sequence AGGTTCCGACGATGCCGTCATCGCTGCTCACCGGGTCTTCCTCATCGTCACAAGACGCAAAGGTCAGCGACACCAACAGGATAAAAAATAAATTAAACAGTTTCATGAAGTTTAGATTTGTAAAACACGGTAGGGTTTTATCCGCATTTCGGGGTTAAAAAGTAATGGGTATTTCGCTTAAAGAATAACAAAGGGTAATATCCTTAAAGTGTAAGTTAACTATAGTTTTAGGCGGCTGACCTAAAACGGAAGTGAGCACGCAGTGTGAAAAAGCCGTGCGGTAGGCAAATCAGCCCTCACATATCATATAGCAAATATACCTATCAAGTCGCATCGCGCTACCCAATCACCTCCCTAATCACCTCCCCGTGCACATCCGTCAACCGGAAATCTCTACCCTGAAAGGAATGGGTAAATTTTTTGTGATTAAAGCCCATCAATTCCAATAGGGTAGCTTGTACATCGTGAACGTGCATCCGGTTTTCAACGCCAGCGTAACCAATGGCATCCGTTTGTCCGTAGGTTACCCCAGGCCGGGCGCCACCGCCAGCCATCCACATGGTGAAAGCTTCACCGTTGTGGTCGCGCCCCAAAAAGGAATTGACCGTTCCGCCCCGATTTTCCTGCATGGGTGTTCTCCCAAATTCACTGCCCCAGACAACGAGGGTATCTTCGAGCATTCCCCGTTGTTTCAGATCTGCGATGAGGGCTGTCATGGGCCGGTCGATCTCCCGGCAGCGGTCCTTCAGTCCGATGTTGAGGCTTTCGCTGGCGGTCGTTCCGTGCGTATCCCAACCCCAGTGGTAGAGTTGCACGAACCGCACGCCAGATTCCGCCAAGCGGCGCGCCAGCAGGCAGTTGTTGGCGAATGAAGTTTTGCCCGGCTCCGTTCCGTAAAAGTCGTGCATGGCGGCTGGTTCCTTACTGATGTCCATCACTTCCGGGACGGACACCTGCATGCGGTAAGCCATTTCGTACTGCTTGATCCGGGTAATTGTTTCGGGGTTGCCGACTTCCTCGTGCTGGATCTTATTGATCTTGTTAATGGCCGCAATGCTGCGCCCCCTCAGATCGCGCGACATGTCGTCCGGATCG carries:
- a CDS encoding DUF1501 domain-containing protein, which gives rise to MSGIANEVLDRFATMNSRRTFLRKSTLALGGVALGGLLGCGPDVEADTLPQSVRQALRHAPRAKRVIYLHMAGAPSQLELFDYKPELERLHGQDCPASLLEGKRFAFIQGVPKMLGPQATFGRYGESGATVSNLLPHFQSVVDEVCFMKAVHTKEFNHAPAQLLMQTGDPRGGRPSLGSWLSYGLGSENEDLPSFMVLASGGQEPSAGKRLWSSGFLPSIHQGIQVRTAGDPILHLSDPDDMSRDLRGRSIAAINKINKIQHEEVGNPETITRIKQYEMAYRMQVSVPEVMDISKEPAAMHDFYGTEPGKTSFANNCLLARRLAESGVRFVQLYHWGWDTHGTTASESLNIGLKDRCREIDRPMTALIADLKQRGMLEDTLVVWGSEFGRTPMQENRGGTVNSFLGRDHNGEAFTMWMAGGGARPGVTYGQTDAIGYAGVENRMHVHDVQATLLELMGFNHKKFTHSFQGRDFRLTDVHGEVIREVIG